Below is a genomic region from Gemmatimonadaceae bacterium.
CCGGCTCGAGCCGGATCGCCGTCTCCAGCTCACGCCGCGCTGTTCCGAGGTCGCCTTCCTCGCGAGCCAGTCGCGACAGGAAGACGTGAGGAGTCGCCATGTTCGGGTTCTCGCGCGCGATCTCCGCGAAAGCGCCCCGCGCTGCCTCGCGACGTCCCGACTGCATCGCCGCGACTGCTTCGTTCATCTGCTTGTCGGGATCGGCTCGGCGCGTGTACACCATATACCCGCCGATCGCCGCCATGATCAGCACGGCAAGCGCGATGATGAACCACAGGTTCGCCGGAATGCGGCTCGGCCTGTCGGTGTACGTCGGCTCCTGTGAAGCCGGAGGAGCGCCCGCCGGCGGAGACGTGCTTGCCGGTGGCGGAGAATACGATGGCGGAGGACGCCGCGGGGGCACCGGACGCGAATAATCGGGTCCCGATGCCGGCGACGGCGCCGCTACCGGCGGGACAGCGGCAGCGGCCTGGTCGCCCGCAGGCGCGGCAAGTCCGGCCTCGAGCTGCCTGTATCCCTCACGTGCAACGACGACGTCATTGTCGGTGGCACGGTATGTGGTGCGATTGGCGCGGTCGCGCGCGCCGAGAAACTCGAGCAGCGCGTAGGCCTGGCCGAGTGAGATCATCTCGCGCTGGCGCAACTCGCGGATGAGTCCCTGACCGCTCAGCGAAGACCCGCCCATGAGTGCGCGGAGCGCGTTCTCGGTTCCCTGCCAGAGCTCGAGGATATCGGCGGCGCGGTCCTCTCCGTCGCGAGAGCGATCGAGCCGCGCGACTATCGGCTCGGCCGCCCTCAGAGTGGCGAGCGCGGACTGCTGGTTGCCGTTCATCTGACTATCCGCAGAAGCCCGGCGTTGGCGCTTCCGCGGATAAAGCTCTCCGCATCCGCCGTGGGAATGGAATATCCCGTGAGCGAATAGCCGCGGCGCGCCTCCGTCTGCATGAACTCCTTCAGCGAGCTCTCGCCCGCGACGCCTCGTGCCTCGCTCATCTTAAGCAGAATCTCCTCCCAGGTTCCTTCGAACGAGTGGTCCTCGTCGATGGTGATGCAGTGCTCGTGCGGCTCCGCCGATTTGTCGCTGGCGAAATTACTCAGCAGCGCTCCGAACAACTCCAGCTGGCCACGGGCCTCGCCCTCGGCAGCTTCCGCCGCCTTGGCCTCGATCTCCGCCAGCATCTCGTCAATGTCGTCCGGCTCGCCGGCAAGCTCGGCCAGGCGTTCTTCCCATGGCTTGAGCTCCGGGTCACTGTCACGCAAACGATAGACCATCTTCTTCAACTCGATGAGTCTCCAGATGCCCAGCTCGTCCCAGTGATCATCCGGCGTCGAGCGATCCAGATGGTACAGGGCCGCCTCGTAGTCTCCCCGGTCGTAAAAAATGTTTCCGAGGTAGATCCGGGCCTCGGCGTGATCCTCATCTATTTTCAGCGCGCGCCTGAGCGTGGCGATCGCCGAGTCGTCCTCGCCGAGCCGGTGCTGCGCATAGCCGATGCAAGACACCGCTTCGGCGGAATCGGGCGTCTGGCGTGCCGCCGTCTCGAAGTACTCGCGCGACTCCTCGATCAGTCCTTCGCGGAAAAGTGCGCGGCCAACCTGAAGCATCAGCTCGATGTCGTCCTCATAGCCGAGCTCGAGCGTGCGGCGGAAGCTTTTCAGCGCCGCGGCCCGCTGCCCGAATCTGAGAAGGGTTTCTCCGAAGCCGGCTAACGCGTCCTCGTGCTCAGGGTCGAGGACCAGGGCTTCCTCGAAGCTCCTGCGCGCCCACGCGTATTCCTCGCGGGCGTGATAGGCGTAACCGACGCCGATGTGCAGCTCCACCGCATTAGGGTAGAGCGCGAGCCCCTCACGAAGTACGTCCAACGCGTCATCGTACTGGCCTTCGTTGTACAGCTGATGCGCTCTCTCATCGTACTCCTCGGAACTCAGAAACGGGGTAGTCATGGGCGGTCACAACCTCCGACTGATCGAGTTGCCATATTGTACTATTCGAAACCGCTTTTGTTCAAGGCAGATTTTGCACAGATTTTGCGCCGAACACGCGGCTACGAGAGCAATTCGTTCCTCTCTTTCGACGCGTTGCGTCGCTTTCACGTCACGACGGCCGTTCGCTCCGTGAAGCGCTCCCAGGAAGCGGTCTCGAGAGCGTCGTCTATCGCCTCCATGAGCGTGTCCACCTCGTCGTCACGGTTGAAGAAATGCGGAGCGACGCGGATGCCCGCTCCGACGCGATAGTCCACGAGAATGTCGCGGGACAGGAGCACCTGCGTCACCTCGTAGCCGTGCGGCACGTCAACGGCGACGGTGCCACCGCGCCTCTTCGGGTCGCGATGGGCGAAGACGCGATAGCCCCGCGCATCGGCCAGCTGGATGAGCCGCGATGTCTGGCGGATGCTCTTCTCCCTGATGGCATCAACTCCGGCGCGCCGGATGATCTTCACACCTTCCGCTGAGGCGTAAAGCGCGGGGATCACGGGCGTGCCGTTGAGCCAGCGGAATGGTCCGGGCGTGTACTCCATCCGCTCTTCGAACGCGAACGGGCGCGAATGCGCCTGCCAGCCCGTGAGCGCGGGAGCCAGCGTGTCACGGATCTCCGGCGATACATAGAGAAAGCAGCCGCCGGGACCGCCGCACAGCCACTTCAGCACGCCGCCGGTGAGGAAGTCCACGCCGCTTCGCCTCACGTCCACGGGAATGATTCCGACCGAGTGGAACGCATCCAGCGACACCAGCGCGCCCATGCTGTGCGCGCGGGCACAGATCGCGTCCGCATCATTAATAAACGCGGATTTGAAAAGCACGTGGGAGATCGCGACGAGACGGGTGCGCTCGTCTATCGCCGCGAGCAGGCGATCCTCGTCTATCGAGATGCCGTCGTCGGAGCGCACCACCACCACCCTCGCGCCGAATCGCTTCGCCAGCTCCTCGTACGCGTATCGAACGGATGGAAAGTCGAACTCGGTCATCACGATCGTGTCTCGTGGCGCGGTGAAATCGATGGCCGAGCAGACCGCGGACTGGGCGATGGTGACGTTGGGCATCATCACGACTTCGCCCGGGCCGGCATTCATCAGCGGCGCGATCTCGTTGCCGACATCCACCGGCATCTCCCACCACCCGCGCGCCCACGCCTTGACGCCAAGCCCGCCCCAGTCAGCCGCGTACTCCGCCAGCCTGCCCGGCACCGATCGAGGCATGGGGCCGAGCGAGTTGGAGACGAGATATGTGGTCCTCTCGAGTATCGGAAATTCTTCGCGGTACTCGAGCAGCCCGTCGGTCACGCGCTACTTCCGCTGCTTGTCGCGCAGCGGCTTGAACTCGGCGTCGGCATTCCACGTTGGGACGCCGGGCGCGTTGGCGAGCTGCCAACCGAAGCGCTGCACGATCCCGGAGAGCTGGACGGCGCCGGAGAGATCCCATCCGGCATGGTACTCGTCGGACGGCTGATGATAGCGGTGGGCCGTATAGTCGTCGTGCTGCTTCGCGCCCCACTCCTTCGGTAGCCCGACGAAGTCGTTGCCTTCCCCGATGGAGACCGATGGGATTCCAACCTTGGCGAGCGAGAAATGGTCGGAGCGGTAGAAGTAGCCTGCTTCCGGATGCGCGTCAGGTGAGAGTCGCATTCCCGACTGTGCAACGAAGCGTGCAAGTGATGGCCCGAGCGAGCTCTTGGTGTCGCCCAGGACGTGCAGATCCTTCACGCGACCGAGGATGTTGCCGCCGTCGACGTTGAGGTTGGCGATGATGCTCGCCGCGGGGACGGTCGGATTCTCCCCGTAGTACTGCGAGCCCAGCAGCCCCGACTCCTCGGCGGTTACGAAGAGAAAAAGCTGGGACCGGCGGGGTTTCGGTGACGCAGCGGCTGACCGGGCGATGGCGAGGACGTCGGCGACCCCTGAAGCATTGTCGCTCGCGCCGTTGTAGATCGAGTCGCCGTTGACGACCGGACCTATGCCGTGGTGATCCCAGTGTGCGCTGTAGGCGACGTACTCGTCGCGGAGCTTCGGGTCGCGGCCCCGCACGACTCCGACGACGTTGGCGGACTTGAGGTGCTCGACCTTGTTGGTGAAGTGCGCGTCCATGTCTATGCCCGTGGCGACCGGACGAAAGTCGCGCGATTCGGCCTGCTTGCGCAGTGTCTGCATGCTGAGCCCCGCCTGAGCGAGGAGGGCCGTGGCCGCGCTGTCGGTGATCCAGCCGCGCACTCCGATCGGTGCGGGCGGCTTCGGGTCGCGGGGAAGCATGCGCTGCTCCTTCGCCCATGAGCCGACGACGGTGTGCCACGGATATCCGGCGCGGTCGGTGGTGTGCACGATGAGCATCCCGGCCGCGCCGCGGCGCTCCGCTTCCTCGAACTTGTAGGTCCAGCGGCCGTAGTAAGTCATCGCCTTGCCGCCGAACAGATTGGGCTCGCTCGCGGGCGCCGGGGGGTCATTTACCAGCACCAGAAGCACCTTCCCCTTCAGATCCATTCCCTTGAAGTCGTCCCATCGGTACTCTGGGGCGAATGCACCGTATCCGATGAATACCAGCTCTCCTCGCGCGACACTCGTCGGCGTGGCGGAGCCGGCCCAGACGACGACGCCCTCGGGATAGCGGAGAGTTGCGGTGGCCTTTCCGCTTGCCGTGACGCTGACGGAGCCGTTCGTCGCGCCCACGACGTCAATCGGCACTTCCTGGAAATAGGAGCCCGTGACTCCCGGTTCGACGCCGAAGGCCTTGAGCTGTGTGGCGATGTATTCCGTGGAAAGCTTGTCGCCGCGGGTCGCCGGTGCGCGCCCCTCGAGGAGATCCGACGCGAGGAACTGGATGTGCGCGTCTATCTCATTCGGCGTGATGCGCTGGAGCTGTGGTACGGCCTGAGCGTGGAGTGAGGCAAGCGGCGCAAGGAGCGCGGCAACGAGAACGAGGCGGGCTGATTTCATGTCGGCGATGTTATGCGGTTGGGTGGTGGATCGTAAGATAATAGCGAGTCGCACCTTCTTCTGAATCCATGCCGTCACTCAGTCTCGATTATCCGTCCCGCGCCTCCGCGCCGCACCCGCGAAAGATCGCCCTCGTACTTGGCGGCGGTGGTCTCAAGGGGTTCGCGCACATTGGCGTGCTGGCCGCGCTCGAGGAGAAGGGAATCGTGCCCGCGGTACTCGCGGGAACCAGCATCGGATCGCTGATCTGCGCGGCTCAGGCAGGCGGCATGTCCATAGATGACATGACCGACCACGCCAAGGCACTGCGGCGACGGGATCTGTTCCGCTTTGACCGGCTGGGGATGCTTCTCGAGAGAGCACACGCACCATCCATCTACCAGGGTGGTCCGCTGCGCGATGTGTGCGCATCGATAGTGCGTGATGCGCAATTCGACGAGCTGGACACAACTCTGCTCGTGAATACCGTGGATCTCCAGCGCGGATCACCCGTCGTGTGGGGAGTTCCCGGGCTGCGGGACGTGAGCGTGCTCGATGCCGTTTACGCGTCGTGCGCGCTGCCGGGGTTCTATCCGCCGGGCACGGTGGGAGACCGGACCTGCGTGGACGGCGGTGTGATTGACAACCTTCCGGTCGGGGTAGCGTCTCAGGGAATGGACGCGGTGATCGCTGTGGATACCGGCAGCAGCTCGCTCGTCACGCAGCGCGACATCGCCCGGAACGGATTCACGGCTATCTACATGCGAGCCGCGACGACGATGATGCACGCCCTGCAGTTGTCTCCGTTGGAGCGATGGGCGGGTCCACCGATGATCCTCGTCAGGCCGCGCGTCTCGCACATCGACTGGTTCAGCTTCACGCAGACCGATGAGTTGATCGAAGCCGGGTACAAGGCGGCGATGGAGGCGCTCAAGCACTTCGACGAGACCCTCGAGGCCGAGAGCGGCATCTTCCCGCGGCGGGCCATGCGCATCTCGGTGAACCGGGAGAAGTGCATCGGGTGCACGCTGTGCGTTGCGCTGGCGCCGCAAGTGATGGCAATGGACGATACCGGCAAGGCGGTTCCGCGGATCCCTGTGGTGGACTGGTCACCCGCTGATGGAGACTTCGTGCATCACTGCCCGACCTACGCGATCGGGGCCGAGCCGGCCGTAGCGAATGGGAAGGAGAACATCCATGAGGCGATTGAAGCCAAAACGCCCGAGGAGAAAGAAGAGCGGCTGGAAACGGCTTGAAGGTGAACCGAGCACCCGCCCAACTCCGGATTCCGTAGTGGGTCAGTTTCGAGTTGGCAGGATGGAGGCGAGCCGCCCTGCGTGCCACGGAGAATGGAGGCCCTCAGCACCGCACTATGCGTGGTCCCGCAGTTCCCCCAACAACCGTTTTCCTCCGTGTGCTTCGTGTCTTGTGGCAAGTGCAGAGACATGGCTAAACTGACCCACTACTCCGGATTCCACCACGACACGCGTTCGTCTCGCGATATGCTACATTTAGAATAGCCTGACGCCCGCCAAAACCCAGGGCGCCAGTGGCTCAGAGCAACCGGCCAGCGCACGGCGCGGCCTGTTCCAGAGAAAGACACCATGACACACCCGAATTCCTTCGGAAGCCGGTCCACGCTCGAGGCCGGGGGGCGCCAGTACACCATCTACCGCCTCGATTCGCTCGAATCGGTCTCCGGCGGCAAGGCCGCCAGACTCCCCTACAGTCTCAAGATTCTCCTCGAAAACCTGCTCCGTAACGAGGACGGCAAGTTCGTCAGGCGCGAGGACATCGAAGGCCTCGCCAACTGGGATGTGAAGGGCAAGACGGAGAATGAGATCGCCTTCAGAACCGCCCGCGTCCTCCTTCAGGACTTCACCGGCGTTCCTGCCGTGGTGGACCTCGCGGCGATGCGCGACGCGCTGGCACGGCTCGGCGGCGATCCGAAGAAGATCAATCCGCTTCAGCCCGTGGATCTCGTGATCGACCACTCGGTGCAGGTGGACGAGTACGGCTCCGAGGCGTCGTTCCTGATCAACGCAAATCTCGAGTTCGATCGCAACCAGGAGCGCTACGCATTCCTCCGCTGGGGACAGAAGGCGCTGCAGAATTTCCGCGTCGTTCCGCCCGATACCGGCATCGTGCACCAGATCAATCTCGAGTATCTCGCGCAAGCTGTCTTCGTTCACGACGCCAATGGGGAAACGACGGCTTATCCCGACTCGCTCGTCGGCACGGACTCGCACACCACGATGATCAACGGCCTTGGCGTACTCGGCTGGGGCGTCGGCGGAATCGAAGCGGAAGCGGCGATGCTGGGACAGCCGGTATCCATGCTGATTCCCGAAGTCGTGGGATTCAAGCTGTATGGCAAGCTTCCGCCCGGCGCCACCGCCACGGATCTCGTGCTCACGGTCACGCAGCTCCTCAGGCAGAAGAAGGTCGTCGGCAAGTTCGTCGAGTTCTACGGAGCGGGACTCTCGTCCCTCTCGCTGGCTGACCGCGCGACGATCGCCAACATGGCGCCGGAGTACGGCGCGACCATGGGCTTCTTCCCGATCGATGCGGAGACGGTCAACTACCTTCGCTTCACGGGACGCGACGAGGCGCAGGTTCAGCTCGTCGAGGCATATGCAAAGCTTCAGGGCCTGTATCGCACCGACGACACGCCCGATCCCGTTTTCAGTGACACGCTGGATCTCGATCTTGCGACCATCGAGCCGAGTCTCGCGGGGCCGAAGCGGCCGCAGGATCGCGTACCACTCAAGCTTTCGAAGCAGCTCTTCCGCGAAGCGCTGGCGGGCGATCTGCAGAAAACCGGCACGCTGGCAGGAGTCGCCGCGGCGAAGCAGGCAATGTCGGTGTCGGCATCACCTCAGCTCTCGCCCAGTGTTGTCGCCACGAGTCACGACGAGCAGGCGGGGGCGGACACCGCTGTGCCGGTGGAGATGAACGGCGAGAAGTTCGGTCTGCGCCATGGCTCGGTCGTGATCGCCGCGATAACGAGCTGCACCAACACGTCGAACCCGAGCGTGATGCTCGCGGCGGGTCTGCTCGCGCGGAACGCGGTCGCGAAGGGACTGAGCACGAAGCCGTGGGTGAAGACAAGTCTCGCCCCGGGATCCAAGGTGGTGACCGACTACTTCACGGCGGCGGGCGTTCTCGAACCGCTCCAGAAGCTGCGGTTCAACGTCGTCGGTTACGGATGCACGACGTGCATCGGCAACTCCGGTCCGCTGCCGCAGCCGGTCGCGGACGCGGTCGAAGCAAACAAGCTCGTCGTGGTGGCGGTGCTCTCGGGCAACCGCAACTTCGAGGGGCGCATCAATCCTCTCACGCGGTTCAACTACCTGGCGTCGCCGCCGCTCGTCGTTGCGTACGCGCTCGCCGGGCGGATGGACATTGACTTCAACACCGAGCCGCTTGGTGTCGGCAAGGACGGGCCGGTATTCCTGCGCGACATCTGGCCGGCTCCGAAGGAAGTCGAGGACGAGATCCTGCGCTCGGTCAAGGCGGACATGTTCAAGACGCAGTACGCGAACGTGTTCGATGGCGACGACAACTGGCGCTCGCTGCCGGTCCCGGAAGGCGATCTCTACGCGTGGGATCAGGACTCGACCTACGTGAAGAATCCGCCGTTCTTCGACGGAATGACGCTGACGCCTCCCGGTGTGCACCCGATTCACGAGGCGCGTGCGCTGGCGATGCTCGGCGACTCCATCACCACGGATCACATCTCACCGGCGGGCTCGATTCCGGCGGCGAGCCCCGCGGGCAAGTGGCTGATCGCGCATGGAGTGAAGACGACCGACTTCAACTCGTACGGCGCGCGCCGAGGCAACCACGAAGTGATGATGCGCGGAACATTCGCCAACATCCGGCTGCGGAACGAGCTCGCCCCAGGGACGGAGGGCGGCTGGACGGCGGTGTCGCACGGCGGTGACGCCGTGACGATCTACGACGCGTCCATGGAATATCAGCGGCAGGACGTGCCGCTGGTGATCATCGCCGGAAAGGAATACGGCACCGGATCGTCGCGCGATTGGGCGGCGAAGGGTACACTGCTGCTCGGCGTGAGAGCGGTGATCGCCGAGTCGTTCGAGCGCATTCACCGGTCGAACCTGGTGGGGATGGGAGTGCTGCCGCTCGAGCTCATCAACGGGCAGACGCGGCAAACGCTCGGGCTCACCGGCTTCGAGACGTTCGACATCGTCGGCATGTCCGACGAGATGAAGCCGCGCGCGACTCTGACCGTGCGCGCGACGGGCGACGATGGCGCGGTGAGGGTATTCCAGGCGGTATCGAGAATAGATACGCCGGAAGAGATGAGCTACTTCAGGCACGGGGGCATCCTTCCTTACGTGCTGCGGCAGCTCGTCGGCTGACTACCCGGCCATCTCCGTCTTCTTCCTGGTGAAGCGGAGCCGCGGAATCGCATCGTGTATCTGCTCGGTGACTTCGCGCTGCATGCGCACCGGATCGAGAGGCTGCAGCATGTCCCTCAATTCGGGATCGTTCCCCACGGTATGGCCCAGCCGGGTGTACAGCCCCGCAATGAGATGCAGTGTCTTGGTGACCTCTTCCTCGATGCGGAGATTTATCTGAAGAGCCAGCTCTTCCCTCAACTCGCCAATCGCCGACTCCCTGCTCTGGCTCATGAGCACGAAAATGGACAGGAAGATGGCCTCGAGTGAGACGATCATCGTCAGAAGTCCGTACGGGAACGGATCGAACTTCGGAAGAGCCGTGAATTTGCTGTTCCAGACAAGCCAGGTTGTAAACGCGACCGCGTGAGCGACGAAAAAACCGGTCGAGCTCGCGAGGCGCGTCAGCCAGTCCGCAGCGACCTGCATCCGTGTGTGCTCGCCGGAGTGTTGCGCCTTGATGGCGCGAAAGGTGGTGTGAATGCGGCTGCTACGCCGGGTACGCCGGTCGTATCCCGCCGGCAGCGGGCTTCCATGCTGCGTCCTCAGCATCTCCGGCAGAATCGTGTCTTGGTTGAGGTCGTCTTCGGTCATGGCAATTGGTCGAGGATGTTGATGGCTACTGAAACACAAAGAGTCCGAATATCGCGATGAACATCGCTAAAGTGGCCGCCGAAAGTGGGTCAACCCACGCGAATGCGGCGTGAGTGATGTGGTGAGAATGATAAAATACATCGCGACATTCGATGCGAACGTGCCAATCCCTACGTCCAGCTTTCTTCGCTGGATCTCGAACTTCGACGCGCCGATCCGATCCACCACGCGCCGCCTTCCGATGAGCTTCTCCTCCTCCACTTCCTGAGACGTCTGCCAGAAGCCCTTACTGGCCGCATCCTCGCGAGTCTTCGTACGCCTGTCGCTTCCGCGGAGCAGAATCTCCGCAGGCCGTTTTTTCGGGAGAACCTTCAATCGGATCGCAAGTCTGGTGGAAGGTTTCGAAATCGGGGTAAACGTACCAGCTTTCAGAAGCCATGAATACGACAGTCACCGTCGGATTGATCCAGGAGTCCGTGACCTCCGACGCGAACGCAAATGTCGAGCGCGCCGTCGAGCGGGTGCGCGAGGCGGCCTCGCGCGGAGTACAGATCATCTGCCTCCAGGAACTCTTCAACGCCCCCTATTTCTGCAAGGCGCAGAAGTCCGAGCGCTTCGACCTCGCCGAGCCGATTCCGGGCCCAGCGGTGGAGCGGATGCAGAAGGTCGCGCAGGAGCTCGAGGTTGTTCTGATCGTTCCGGTCTTCGAGCGGCAGGCCGCAGGTGTGTATCGCAATTCAGCCGCGATTGTCGACGCCGACGGATCCATGCTCGGCGTGTATCGCAAGATGCACATCCCCGACGATCCGCTGTTCTACGAGAAGTACTACTTCACCCCCGGCGACTCGAACGTCTCGTACGATGGCGCGCACAAAGGGGCGAGCGGGTTCTGCGTGTGGAACACCCGCTACGCGAAGATCGGCGTGCTGATCTGCTGGGATCAATGGTATCCGGAGGCGGCGCGCATCAACGCCCTGCTCGGCGCCGAGATTCTTTTCTATCCGACGGCGATCGGGTGGCATCCCTCGGAGAAGGCGGAGTTCGGCAAGGCGCAGGTGGATGCATGGCGGACGGCGCAGCGCGCGCACGCAATCGCCAACGGCGTGTTCGTCGCGTCTCCGAACCGTGTCGGCCACGAGGACGAGGAAGGGACGGACGGCATTGAGTTCTTCGGTCATTCGTTCATCTCCGATCCGTTCGGGCGCATTCTCACCGAAGCGGGTACGGAGCCGGCGGTTCTGGTCGCCGAGTGCGACCGCAGGCTGATCGAGGATACGCGTCGCAACTGGCCGTTCCTGCGGGATCGGCGGATAGACGCCTACGGCCCGATTCTCAACAGGTACATCGGATGACAGCCGCGAAGCCCGCGGTGGCACCGTGGGCTGTCGTGACATCGTCACATCCTGCCGGAAGTCGCATCATGCCGGCGGAATGGGAGCGCCATGATGCCACGTGGATCGCGTGGCCGCACGACGAGCCGGACTGGCCCGGCAAGCTGGGTGCGATTCCGTGGGTGTACGCGGAAATAGTTCGTGCGCTGCACACGCACGAGCGCGTCGAGATTCTCTGTCATGACGAATCCGTCCGAAACGCGGCAAGAGTGGCGCTCGATGCTCACGCCGTGGACTCCGCCGGGTACCGTCTGCATCTGGTACCGAACGACCGGGTGTGGCTACGCGATTCGGCTCCGACGTTCGTGTGGAACGAGACCGGCGCGATAGAGATGGTGAACTGGCGCTTCAACGGGTGGGCCAAGTACCACAACTACACGCGCGACGAGAGGGTCGGCGAGGCGGTGGAGAAGATCACCGGCCTCCCGCGCGTGACGGCGAAGCGCCCCGACGACGGCTCGTGGCTCGTCATCGAGGGTGGCGGCATCGAGACGGACGGCGCCGGATCGCTGCTAGTGACCGAGGAATGGCTGCTGAGCGACGTCCAGATCCGGAATCCCGGCATGACGCGGCAGGACTACGAATCGGCGTTCGCCGAGTATCTCGGCATCACCAATACCATTTGGCTGGGCGAGGGATGCGTCGGTGACGACACGCACGGTCATATAGATGACATCGCGCGGTTCGCTGCCCCGGGGGTCGTGCTGCTGGCGTACGAGGATGATCCTGCCGATGCCAATCACCCCCAGTCGGCTGATAACCTGTCGCGACTGGAAAGCGCGGCGAAGCGCAGTCCGTTGCGGGTCGTCCGCCTGCCCTACCCCCGGCCGGTCATCATGGAAGGTCAGCGCTTGCCGGCGAGCTACGCGAATTTCTACATCGCCAACGACGTGGTGCTCGTTCCGACATTCAACGATCCGAACGACCGCGTCGCGCTGGAGATGATCGCGCGCGAGTTTTCTGGCCGCGAAGTCGTGGGAATACACGCCGTGGATCTGGTATGGGGACTCGGCACGTTGCATTGCCTCACACAGCAGCAGCCGGCTCCCACCGGTAATGATTCTGGCAGCGGAAGCGCTGTGTGAACTCAGGGTCGCCGGAAGCGGTCCGCTCCGGCTTGCCGGGTCGCCCTTATACGGTGGTGTACGACGGTCACTGCAACGTATGCAGGAGACTCGTGCGGATGGTCACCAAATGGGACAGGCGCGGCGACCTGGAGATTCTTCCTTCACAGACGCCGGGTCTTCACGCACGCTTTCAGTGGATTCCGGCGCACGCCTTTCTCGAATCGGTGCAGGTGGTCGAGAACGGAACTGGATTGACGTGGCAGGGCGCGGCCGCACTCGAGCGGCTCCTCGATACCCTGCCGAAGGGACCGCTCATCTCGTGGATTTTCTCGATTCCATTCGCGCGGCCGATCGTCGAGCGATTCTACCGCTGGTTCGCGCGTAATCGGTACCGGCTCGGCTGCGGAGAGCACTGCCAGCTCCGCGAGCCGAACCTCGACTGCAAGGGTTGAAGTAGCGACTGAGAAGCCATCGGCCCGTGACCACGCCCCGCCACCCTCGTCCAATTGACGGGTGGGGATGCACCGCGCCCCTTCGGAGAAATACTTGAGACTCACGGGACTTTTCATCGGTCTGGCCTTTGTCGCGGGATGCAGCAAGGGCACGAACTCATATACGGTAGGCGCCGCGGGTCCCTGGAAGGAGGGATACGGCGTCATGAGCCGCCGCGGGATCGATCTTGCGGTAGATGAGATCAACCGCAACGGCGGGATCAACGGCGTACCGCTCAAGGTCGTTCCCCGCGACGACGAGGCCAACAGTGCTCGGGCGGCGGCGATCGCACAGGAGTTCGTCGCCGATCCGAGCGTGCTTGCAGTGATCGGCCACGTCAACTCGGGTGCGATGCTCGCCGCGGCCCACATCTATGACGGCCAGCTGACCGCGGTCGCGACCACGGCGTCTTCGCCGGATCTCACCGGGGTGTCGAAATGGACCTTTCGCGTCATCTCGAGCGATTCGCTCAACGGCGTCATTCTCGCGCGGTTCGCATCGCGCATCGGCGGTACGTCGGCCGACCTGAAGCAGGCGTCGGTTCTCTACGAGAACGATTCCTATGGACGCGGTCTGGCTGACGCGTTCCGGCGCGCCTTCCGCGGCACGATCATCAGCTTCGATCCGATCAGCGAGCACCTGGATCCCGAGCCGTTCGTGTCGTACCTGAAAATGCGCCGGCCCGGCATCGTGTT
It encodes:
- the acnA gene encoding aconitate hydratase AcnA — encoded protein: MTHPNSFGSRSTLEAGGRQYTIYRLDSLESVSGGKAARLPYSLKILLENLLRNEDGKFVRREDIEGLANWDVKGKTENEIAFRTARVLLQDFTGVPAVVDLAAMRDALARLGGDPKKINPLQPVDLVIDHSVQVDEYGSEASFLINANLEFDRNQERYAFLRWGQKALQNFRVVPPDTGIVHQINLEYLAQAVFVHDANGETTAYPDSLVGTDSHTTMINGLGVLGWGVGGIEAEAAMLGQPVSMLIPEVVGFKLYGKLPPGATATDLVLTVTQLLRQKKVVGKFVEFYGAGLSSLSLADRATIANMAPEYGATMGFFPIDAETVNYLRFTGRDEAQVQLVEAYAKLQGLYRTDDTPDPVFSDTLDLDLATIEPSLAGPKRPQDRVPLKLSKQLFREALAGDLQKTGTLAGVAAAKQAMSVSASPQLSPSVVATSHDEQAGADTAVPVEMNGEKFGLRHGSVVIAAITSCTNTSNPSVMLAAGLLARNAVAKGLSTKPWVKTSLAPGSKVVTDYFTAAGVLEPLQKLRFNVVGYGCTTCIGNSGPLPQPVADAVEANKLVVVAVLSGNRNFEGRINPLTRFNYLASPPLVVAYALAGRMDIDFNTEPLGVGKDGPVFLRDIWPAPKEVEDEILRSVKADMFKTQYANVFDGDDNWRSLPVPEGDLYAWDQDSTYVKNPPFFDGMTLTPPGVHPIHEARALAMLGDSITTDHISPAGSIPAASPAGKWLIAHGVKTTDFNSYGARRGNHEVMMRGTFANIRLRNELAPGTEGGWTAVSHGGDAVTIYDASMEYQRQDVPLVIIAGKEYGTGSSRDWAAKGTLLLGVRAVIAESFERIHRSNLVGMGVLPLELINGQTRQTLGLTGFETFDIVGMSDEMKPRATLTVRATGDDGAVRVFQAVSRIDTPEEMSYFRHGGILPYVLRQLVG
- a CDS encoding DUF1003 domain-containing protein, whose amino-acid sequence is MTEDDLNQDTILPEMLRTQHGSPLPAGYDRRTRRSSRIHTTFRAIKAQHSGEHTRMQVAADWLTRLASSTGFFVAHAVAFTTWLVWNSKFTALPKFDPFPYGLLTMIVSLEAIFLSIFVLMSQSRESAIGELREELALQINLRIEEEVTKTLHLIAGLYTRLGHTVGNDPELRDMLQPLDPVRMQREVTEQIHDAIPRLRFTRKKTEMAG
- a CDS encoding carbon-nitrogen hydrolase — encoded protein: MNTTVTVGLIQESVTSDANANVERAVERVREAASRGVQIICLQELFNAPYFCKAQKSERFDLAEPIPGPAVERMQKVAQELEVVLIVPVFERQAAGVYRNSAAIVDADGSMLGVYRKMHIPDDPLFYEKYYFTPGDSNVSYDGAHKGASGFCVWNTRYAKIGVLICWDQWYPEAARINALLGAEILFYPTAIGWHPSEKAEFGKAQVDAWRTAQRAHAIANGVFVASPNRVGHEDEEGTDGIEFFGHSFISDPFGRILTEAGTEPAVLVAECDRRLIEDTRRNWPFLRDRRIDAYGPILNRYIG
- a CDS encoding agmatine deiminase family protein, encoding MTAAKPAVAPWAVVTSSHPAGSRIMPAEWERHDATWIAWPHDEPDWPGKLGAIPWVYAEIVRALHTHERVEILCHDESVRNAARVALDAHAVDSAGYRLHLVPNDRVWLRDSAPTFVWNETGAIEMVNWRFNGWAKYHNYTRDERVGEAVEKITGLPRVTAKRPDDGSWLVIEGGGIETDGAGSLLVTEEWLLSDVQIRNPGMTRQDYESAFAEYLGITNTIWLGEGCVGDDTHGHIDDIARFAAPGVVLLAYEDDPADANHPQSADNLSRLESAAKRSPLRVVRLPYPRPVIMEGQRLPASYANFYIANDVVLVPTFNDPNDRVALEMIAREFSGREVVGIHAVDLVWGLGTLHCLTQQQPAPTGNDSGSGSAV
- a CDS encoding DUF393 domain-containing protein, yielding MYDGHCNVCRRLVRMVTKWDRRGDLEILPSQTPGLHARFQWIPAHAFLESVQVVENGTGLTWQGAAALERLLDTLPKGPLISWIFSIPFARPIVERFYRWFARNRYRLGCGEHCQLREPNLDCKG